The window AGCCCCAGCGGCGCGAAAACGTGCTCGTCGAGCAGGGCTGAGGCGCTCTGGGAGCCGGCGTTCTCGAGCGCGAGCCCGAGCAGCACGTACCCCGTGTCGGAGTCGCGCCAGGCAGCGCCCGCCGTGGCCGGGTCGAACCCGGTGATGCCGTAGGCGGCGAGCTCCGCGGCGTTCCACTCGCGGGCGGGCAGGCCGATCGCGTCGTCCTGCAGCACGGCACCGTACGAGCCCAGACCGCTCGTTCCGTCGCACAGCATCCCGAGGGTCACGCCGCTGAGACCGGCGACACTGGGGACGTACGTGCGCACCTCGTCATCGAGCGAGACCGTGCCGGCATCCACCATCTCGTAGAGCACGTCGCAGATCATCGGGCGGGTGAGATCGCCCACCCGGAACACGTCGTCGACCGAGGCATCGCCGACACCGGCCACCCATGACCCGCTCCATGGCGCCCAGACACCGACGATCGCGCCGGTCGAACCGGTCGCGGCCATCGCGAAGTTCACCGCTGACTCGAGCTGCGTCTGCGTGTCTGCCGGGAAGGCGCCCTCCACCTGCGTGGGCATGTCGATCTCGACGCTCTTGGCCGGCGTGCATCCCGCGAGCGCGAGAACGACGGCAGCTGCGCCGGCGATCGCGGCGGCAGCGCGTTTGAAGCCGGAACTGATCGGCATTTCACCCCCGCGGTCGTGCTCCAGCATTCAAACACACCCACATCACAAGACCATCACGGCTCTTAGGCTGTGCTGCATGACCCACGTTTTCGACGACGAGACACTGGCCGGTGTTCTCGGGCACATGAACTCCGATCACTCCGACGACAACATGCTCTTCGCACGCGCTTTCGGCCCGCATCCGGCGCCCGTCGGCGCCCGCATGGTCGGATTCGACGGCGACGGCGGGGACTGGGTCATCACGGCTGCCGGGGGCGCGAGCGTCGACATGCGGCTGACGTGGCCCGGCGGTCCCATCACCCAGCGAGCCGAGGTGCGACGCGAGATCGTTGCGCTGTATGACGCCGCATGCGCCGAGCTGGGCATCGAGCCGCGCCCTCACTGACCGCATCCGACATCCTGGGCGAATTGACGATTTAGGTTCTGCTTACCTGAAGGTATAGTGGGCCGCATGAGCGAGCCCATCCCGTTCTCCGCAGCCCTTCGCGAACGTTCCAGCGGTGCCCACTCGGGCAGCGAGGGCGCCGGATTCATGTCCGACCTGATCAAAGGCGAGGGCACGCGCGATGACTACATCGCGCTCGTCGCGCAGCACTGGTTCATCTACGAGG is drawn from Microbacterium binotii and contains these coding sequences:
- a CDS encoding DUF2470 domain-containing protein — encoded protein: MTHVFDDETLAGVLGHMNSDHSDDNMLFARAFGPHPAPVGARMVGFDGDGGDWVITAAGGASVDMRLTWPGGPITQRAEVRREIVALYDAACAELGIEPRPH
- a CDS encoding serine hydrolase domain-containing protein, which produces MPISSGFKRAAAAIAGAAAVVLALAGCTPAKSVEIDMPTQVEGAFPADTQTQLESAVNFAMAATGSTGAIVGVWAPWSGSWVAGVGDASVDDVFRVGDLTRPMICDVLYEMVDAGTVSLDDEVRTYVPSVAGLSGVTLGMLCDGTSGLGSYGAVLQDDAIGLPAREWNAAELAAYGITGFDPATAGAAWRDSDTGYVLLGLALENAGSQSASALLDEHVFAPLGLSRTSLPGRTAAKPGQPSLTGLLSQPGPDGAMNCAEPRDMTTMSSSFGFTNAGVVSTIADVGRYTQALAAGAFGGEERFASPMLVSPDQPSWLTATGGAFQAGSLIGQFGSVPGYITASFADPTTGMTVSVVLNNSAATDLVGAYLAWELASIASKAPAASGQSAPDAGLPWTAQQYHDAIAAAAVCPLPAS